From the genome of Notolabrus celidotus isolate fNotCel1 chromosome 5, fNotCel1.pri, whole genome shotgun sequence, one region includes:
- the LOC117812538 gene encoding actin filament-associated protein 1-like 1 encodes MDSKRQSVAMERLVNELGSLLKMLDMETVSPATSEKMASIRNILESLQLSVNGSDVYMNSCLYGNGTSFVESLFDDFDCDLHMLSASPVEQKEHKEDKEEEEKNHLNKSTPTDTPPPLPTTPLPDDYYEEAVPLDPGSTPQYFTTNMNTSRNSVEDAYYEDADNNYPITQINGPPKNSYNDSDALSSSYESYEEEDEEAKGRDHREESSDVPMRDCRICAFLLRKKRFGQWAKQLVVVRDNKLQCFKSIKESSPQTELPLSLCNVIYVPKEGRKKRHELRFSLPGGEALVLAVQSKEQAQRWLKVVQDVGSQSSNTEGLEGSTSPIIQRKLELDKVLQCDRQASDSDSGPTADTQSTVQQGPGRDSTDSLSRGKRGAFSELTGSMSRAAGKKINRIITFSKKKPPLPGESTSSASHHDNPRCGYLSVCLSGSWKERWCVVRGGSLYLQKDPADQRPPVAVVPLKGAEVVTGGLGPKHPFSFYILQGGNELASLEASCSEDLGRWLGVLFAETGSTTLPEELHYDYIDVDTLTDIRHAARHSFLWATTTAASSGGASTDSRTYDDVYESVAESEAESRTGQIRRHASFSSRDSEKTEQQAAVKRHASNVNHYARYGKTRAEEDARRYLTQKEELEKQKEQLRHALISLRREKKEVKEEMKSTTGHGVEQRLAKVEALCKQKEEERVELELRLTEVKENLKKSLARGALGPPTDTKISIKAQGSKVEKVYNETLPVNAASELRKRPPSMYASSKGNVMQKAKEWESKKGT; translated from the exons ATGGACTCCAAACGACAAAGTG TGGCGATGGAGCGACTTGTAAACGAGCTGGGCTCTCTGCTGAAGATGCTGGACATGGAGACAGTCAGCCCCGCTACCTCTGAGAAGATGGCCTCCATACGCAACATCCTGGAGTCGCTGCAGCTGTCAG TCAATGGATCAGACGTCTACATGAACAGCTGTCTCTACGGCAATGGAACCAGTTTTGTGGAGTCTCTGTTTGATGATTTCG ATTGTgatctgcacatgctcagtgcgTCTCCAGTGGAACAGAAAGAGCAcaaagaggacaaagaggaagaggagaagaatcaTCTGAATAAATCT ACGCCCACGGACACGCCCCCTCCACTGCCAACCACCCCCCTCCCTGATGACTACTACGAAGAGGCTGTTCCACTGGATCCAGGATCTACACCTCAGTATTTTACCACCAACATGAACA CATCCAGGAACTCAGTGGAGGACGCCTACTATGAAGATGCAGACAACAACTACCCCATCACCCAGATCAATGGACCTCCTAAAAACTCAT aCAATGACTCTGATGCTCTGAGCAGCTCCTATGAGTCCtatgaagaagaggatgaagaggccAAAGGACGGGaccacagagaggagagctcaGATGTGCCCATGAGGGACTGTCGCATCTGTGCCTTCCTGCTACGGAAGAAACGCTTTGGCCAGTGGGCCAAACAGCTAGTCGTCGTCCGAGACAACAAGCTGCAG TGCTTTAAGAGCATCAAAGAGAGCTCTCCTCAAACAGAGCTCCCGCTGAGTCTCTGCAATGTCATCTACGTCCCGAAGGAAGGCCGGAAAAAGAGACACGAGTTACGCTTCTCGTTGCCCGGAGGCGAAGCTCTGGTCCTGGCGGTTCAGAGTAAAGAGCAGGCCCAGCGATGGCTTAAG GTGGTGCAAGATGTTGGCAGCCAGAGTAGCAACACTGAAGGACTGGAAGGGTCCACATCTCCAATTATACAGAGGAAGCTGGAGCTGGACAAG GTGCTGCAGTGTGACCGTCAGGCGTCAGACTCAGACAGTGGACCAACAGCAGACACTCAGTCCACCGTGCAGCAGGGACCAGGACGGGACTCCACTGACTCACTGA GCCGGGGGAAACGAGGAGCCTTCTCAGAGCTGACGGGGTCGATGAGCAGAGCAGCGGGGAAGAAAATCAATCGGATCATCACGTTCTCCAAAAAGAAACCTCCTCTACCAGGAGAGTCTACTTCTTCTGCTAGCCATCATGACAACCCGCGCTGTG gctacctcagtgtgtgtctgagcgGCTCCTGGAAGGAGCGTTGGTGCGTGGTGCGAGGTGGAAGCCTGTACCTGCAGAAGGACCCCGCAGACCAGCGGCCTCCAGTCGCTGTGGTGCCACTGAAAGGAGCAGAGGTTGTGACGGGCGGACTCGGCCCTAAACATCCGTTCTCCTTCTACATCCTGCAGGGGGGCAACGAGCTGGCATCTTTGGAG GCCAGCTGCTCAGAGGATCTCGGCCGCTGGCTGGGTGTTTTGTTTGCAGAGACCGGCAGCACCACTCTCCCTGAAGAGCTGCACTACGACTACATCGACGTGGACACGCTCACTGACATCCGGCACGCAGCCAGACACTCCTTCCT ATGGGCCACTACCACTGCTGCTTCCTCCGGCGGGGCCTCAACAGACTCAAGGACTTATGATGATGTCTATGAAAGTGTTGCG GAGAGTGAAGCTGAGAGCAGAACTGGTCAGATAAGACGTCACGCCTCGTTCTCCAGCAGGGActcagaaaaaacagaacaacaggCCGCCGTCAAAAGACACGCCTCCA ATGTGAATCATTACGCACGATACGGGAAGACCCGGGCAGAAGAAGACGCCAGACGTTACCTGACACagaaagaggagctggagaaaCAGAAGGAACAACTCAGACATGCTCTGATCTCACTGcgcagagagaagaaggaggtgaaggaggagatgaagagcacgacag GTCATGGTGTGGAGCAGCGGTTAGCTAAGGTGGAGGCGCTGTGtaaacagaaagaggaggagcgGGTGGAGCTGGAGCTTAGACTGACGGAGGTCAAAGAAAACCTGAAGAAGTCATTGGCTAGAGGAGCTCTGGGTCCACCCACCGACACCAAGATCAGCATCAAG gcTCAGGGCAGCAAGGTTGAAAAGGTTTACAATGAGACTCTGCCTGTGAATGCAGCATCAGAGCTTCGAAAACGCCCTCCATCTATGTATGCCTCGTCTAAGGGGAACGTCATGCAGAAAGCAAAG GAGTGGGAGTCGAAGAAGGGGACATag